One genomic region from bacterium encodes:
- a CDS encoding YhcB family protein, which translates to MEAWQLISLVGVFVVGLGAGTMFRKSDKKLRAHAEQLESELDVTREQLNSHKAEVSKHFEQTSGLFRDLTQQYTALYSHLAEGARELCPEMVEVGGGFASPLLTSALSPDEQIDEKDEVELDSADAEATPVIDADDPAVPPEEISPEELASAAAVSGAESVANGSSNGQSNGQESHVPGAFR; encoded by the coding sequence TTGGAAGCCTGGCAGTTGATTTCTTTGGTTGGCGTTTTCGTCGTGGGTCTCGGCGCGGGCACGATGTTCCGCAAGAGCGACAAGAAGTTGCGCGCACATGCAGAGCAACTGGAATCCGAACTCGACGTGACCCGCGAGCAATTGAATTCCCACAAGGCGGAAGTCTCGAAGCACTTCGAACAGACGTCCGGTCTTTTCCGTGATCTCACTCAGCAGTACACGGCGCTCTATTCGCATCTCGCAGAGGGAGCACGCGAACTCTGTCCCGAGATGGTCGAAGTCGGTGGCGGATTCGCCAGTCCCTTGCTGACATCGGCCTTGAGTCCCGACGAGCAGATCGACGAGAAGGATGAGGTGGAACTCGATTCGGCCGATGCCGAAGCGACACCGGTCATCGACGCGGACGATCCCGCGGTTCCGCCAGAGGAGATCTCCCCCGAAGAACTTGCATCCGCAGCTGCCGTGTCCGGAGCGGAATCCGTCGCCAATGGCTCGAGCAACGGCCAGAGCAACGGTCAAGAGAGCCACGTCCCCGGCGCTTTTCGCTAG